Genomic window (Paenibacillus sp. PK3_47):
GTTAAGCGCATCCCGAAGGGACAGCGGTCTCAAGCTCGCCCGTCACTCGCCAGCCAGTAACCAGTGAGGACCAAGTGCCCCGGACGTGCCGACGTTAAGCGCATCCCGAAGGGACAGCGGTCTCAAGCTCGCCCGTCACTCGCCAGCCAGTAACCAGTGAGGACCAAGTACCCCGGACGTGCCGACGTTAAGCGCATCCCGAAGGGACAGCGGTCTCAAGCTCGCCCGTCACTCGCCAGCCAGTAACCAGCAAGCACCAAGTGCCGCGGGCGCGCCGACGTTAAGCGCATCCCGAAGGGACAGCGACCCTAAGCTCGCCCGTCACTCGCCAGTCAGTAACCAGCAAGCACCAAGTGCCGCGGGCGTGCCGACGTTAAGCGCATCCCGAAGGGACAGCGGGTTCACCGTCATTCGCCGCACGGGAGTACCTGCGCAGCCGCCATAGGCGAATTGCCTATGGCGAACCCCTGGCATGGCAAGGCCCCGAGGGCTTGCCCGAAAGAGGGCCGGTCTTGCGCCGACCGTTACTGACTTCCGCACTGCCGGACAATTCGACAAGCTTCCGGGTGTCCAGAGGGCCGGGGCCCTTGGGGCCCTCCCTGCAGGGAGGGTTTGGGAGGGTCAAAAAGAGGCAAAAAAATACCCCCCAATCAAGGGAGGCCAAGGAGATATAAAAAGGTTAGAATTAACAATTTGATTAGTTCTTATTATACCCTATTTGTTTTAGTTTGTCACAGGGGTAGGGATGGCAGAAATACATTCGTGACAAACAATTTTGCCTTTGAAATAGGTAACGTTCTCAGCATTGCCGCAGAAAATGCAGGCAGGCTCATATTTCTTAAGCATGATCCGCTCACCGTCCACGTAAATTTCGAGCGCATCCTTTTCTCCAATGCCCAGTGTACGGCGCAACTCAATCGGAATAACAACCCGTCCAAGCTCGTCTACTTTTCTTACAATTCCCGTTGATTTCATCATTGCAATCTTGCTCCTCTCAATGTTCAAAGGCCGTCATTATTCGACATTGTTCACCGTTTTATGATATTCATAATACCAACCATTCCCAAAACAGTCAACCTTTTTTGAGCCGAATTTTAGGGAATTTTTGAATAAAACTTTGATCTGCTTACGGTTAACCTGATTCCTCAAAAATCAGGAATAAATTGACTTGTCGATTACACTCCTGATAAATTGTCATCATTCGACAAAGTGCGACATTATTCTTTGTTATACTCTTTATTCCAGTTGATTTCTAATCCTATTATCAAAAAGGAGTTGACCACATGAAGCAGCTGCTGTCAGAAGAAAAGGTATTTAAAGATCCCGTTCATAATTATATTCACGTACAGGACACAATTATCTGGCGTCTGATTAATACGAAGGAATTTCAGCGTCTTCGCCGGATCCGCCAGCTTGGCACCTCTTATCTCACATTTCATGGAGCGGAACACAGCCGTTTTTCACATTCACTTGGTGTGTATGAAATTACGCGGAGAATCATATCCCAGTTTGAACGGAGCAAATACAAAGACTGGATGCCGGAGGAGAGCCTGTTAACCCTCTGTGCGGCGCTGCTTCATGATTTGGGTCATGGGCCATTTTCCCATTCTATAGAAGAAGCTTTTGAAATGAATCACGAGGACTGGACCTGCCGGATTATTCTGGAGGATACAGAGATCACTTCGATTTTGAAGGATGTGGCGGAAGATTTCCCGCAAAAGGTAGCTTCAGTCATTGCCAAAACCTATGAACATGAAATTGTTGTCAATTTGGTGTCAGGCCCTCTGGATGCGGACCGCATGGATTACCTGCTTCGTGATGCATACTATACCGGAGTCAACTACGGCACGATAGATATCGACCGGATTCTGCGTATGCTTCGGCCTTACAACGGACGGGTCGTCGTGAAGGAATCAGGTATGCATGCGATTGAAGATTATTTAATGTCACGGTATCAGATGTACTGGCAGGTGTATTTTCATCCGGTTACACGCAGCTCGGAGATTATCCTGCGGCAAATTTTCCGCAGAGCCAAGGAACTGGTGGAGTCCGGTTATACGTTCGGCTTCATGATCGATCCTTTAAGTGATTTATTTGCAGGCGATGTAACGGTTCAGCAGTATCTGCTGCTTGATGAAGCGCTGGTACAGACAGCCTTTATGCAGTGGACGCTGGAAGCGGACGAGTTGCTGAGCGACTTGTGCAGCCGTTTTATTCATCGTAAACTGTATAAATATGTAGAGGTAGAGAATCTGGATTCTGACACGATCGACGAAATCCGCCGGAGCTTTTCCGGGGCCGGCCTGCTGCCGGATTACGACCTTGAAATCGATTATCCGACAGATCTCCCTTATGACGTTTTCCGTCCGGGAGAGGGCTTTGACAGCAAGCAGATTTTGCTGCTCGACCGTCATGACCAGCTGCGGGAAATCTCCGAAGTCTCGGATATTGTGCGCTCAATCAGCGGAATTCACCGCGGCAGATATCATCTGTATTTTCCGCAGGATAAGCTGCAGAAAGCCCTCCCAGGTCTTCCGGCATCGATTGCAGAAATCTTTGAAAAATAATACAAAAAATTATGGAATTCATCATAGAAATCAGAATATGGAGGGAATACCGCTATGCGTTTGTTCGACACTCATACCCATCTGGATGCTCCGCAATTCGACGAGGACCGCGAAGAGGTAATCGCCCGGGCCTTGGAGGCAGGCGTTACCAAGATGATCAATATCGGATTTAACCGGGAAACGATTCCAAGTACTATGCAGCTCGCCGAATCGCATGATTATATTTATGCAGCCGTCGGCTGGCATCCCCAGGATGCAATTGACATGAAGGAAGGAGATCTGGAGTGGATCGCATCCTTGTGCAGCCATCCCAAAGTAGTCGCCATCGGCGAGATTGGGCTTGATTATTACTGGGACACTTCTCCCAAAGAGGTACAGCATGAGGTGTTCCGCAAGCAAATCCGGCTGGCCCGCGAGCTGAAAATGCCAATTAGTATTCATAACCGTGATGCCCATGAGGATGTGGTGCGTATTTTGCGTGAGGAAAAGGCAGACGAGATCGGCGGAGTCATGCACTCGTTCTCCGGGAGCTGGGAAACGGCCAAAATGTGTCTCGATCTCGGGTTCCATCTGTCCTTCGGAGGGCCGATAACCTTCAAGAATGCCAGGGTGCCCAAGGAGGTTCTCGCCCAGACCCCGCTGGACAGATTACTCATCGAAACGGACTCTCCATACCTTACACCGCACCCGTTCCGGGGCAAGCGAAATGAGACTGCTCATGTGAAGCTGGTAGCTGAGGCAGCCGCGGAAATAAAAGGGATTGATTTACAGGAATTAGCTGAAATTACGTATGCGAACGCACTGGAACGATTTGGGATTGTCTGAAAACGGGAGTAAAACAGGTGAAAAATAGAGTATAGCCGACCTATTAAACTTTTTTAATAAAAAAATGGCCGATTATTACAAATTTTTAATCATTTTTTTGCTTAAACGTGGTTGAACCGTCCTTTACAACATGCATCAAAACAGGATATCATCTTTTCAGTGCAGTGAGCTGTTGTTACTGTGACAGTCACTGATTCATGGATCGTCTCGCTGAGTCTCCGTACGGAGAACGGGGGAACCAATATTGCACTGCTGCATGCCAGTACATAGAGTACAACACGTAATATGCGCAGACATTATTTGATTTCTTCACGTGGTCTTTGGGGTGAATTTGAGGGCAACCGCCATGAGCGGGTGACCTGAGATAGGGCGTCTCTCTTATGCCCGAACCCGACAGCTAACCCCGTAAGCGCAAAGTAAGAGAGGCAACCTCGTGCATAACATTCCCGCGTATTCTGACATCCGGAGAAGCCACGAAAGAGTCCTCTATGAACTCTTTTTAGGCTTCTTTTGTTTTGAATAATGCGAATGAACCCGGCATACTGTTATATAACAGTGTTCTGGAGCCACTATGCCGAGCAGGCGATCCATGAGCAGGAAACGCTGAAGCAATGCGGGCGTATCCTGTTGCAATCTCAAACCTAGTTTCGTCACAAATGATGCAGTCTACATGATATACAACTTGGACGACGGGGCTATGTAAGGAGGATGGAGAGAATGGGCGTATTCCAACCAGAAGTATCCCATGATTCGCAATCATCCAGCAGGTCTTTCGCATTACGGTGGAAGCAAGTGAATCCTCGCGTACTTTCGCTTGCAGGTGTGGTATCAATCGTTATCGCGCTGCTTATTCTGCTGTACGTACACGGTCAAGGCAATAAAGTAATAAATTTAGTAATAGACGGGAAAGTGCTGACGCTGGAGACGCGTGAGGCACTGCTCAGTGATGTGCTGGCCAAAGAACAGATTACAGTCCAGCCGCATGATAAAGTATCCATAGGCCTTGGCGATGAAATACAAGACGGTGACCGTGTCGTCATTACCCGCGCGCAGGCGATTAGTCTTACTGTAGACGGGGCAACCAAAACACTGTATACCACCGAGAAATCGCTCGGGGATGCCATTACCAAGCTGGGCTACAGCCTGGAGGGCAACGACAAGATTTTCCCTTCGCTTGATACCGCAGTATCATCCGGTATGGAGGCCAAGATTGTCCGGATCACCAAGCAAAAGGTAGAACGGACGGTAAGCTTGCCTTTCCGGGTTATCAAAACCGCAGACCCTTCCCTGTACGTAGGGGACAACAGAGTTGCACAAGCAGGCAAGCCGGGTGCCATTGTCCAGCACATCGAGAAGATCTATCAAGATGGTGAGCTGGTTTCCATGAGCATGGTCGGCAAGGAAGTTGAGACGGTTACCAAAGACAAGATTATTGCCGTTGGTACGAAGCCGGTTCCTAAGCCCGTTGTAGTTGCTGCAACAACATCCAAACCAAAAACAACTTCCAAAACCACCGCAAAAGCAGCAACAACTGCAAAATCTGCAAAAGCTGCAAAAACCAGCAACGTCGTGCACAAGGCAGGCGTAGACTTCCAGTACAAAAAAATGATTAAAAACGTATCCATGACGGCATACTCATCTGAAGAGCCGGGCATTGGAACACGGACTGCTTCCGGCACACGCGTAACGGAAGGCCGTACTATTGCTGTAGATCCGAATGTAATTCCTATCGGCTGGTGGGTGTACATTGAGGGATTAGGATTCCGCCGTGCAGAGGATACCGGCGGTGCCATCAAAGGCAATAAGGTGGATGTATACTACGATTCACTGAGCCATGCCCGTAACTTTGGGCGTAAATCCCGGACTGTTTATGTGATTGGACCTGTAAAGCCGGAGCTCAATTAGCATGTTACAGTCTTTTGCAAATTAGCAGGTAATAAGCTATAGTGAGGGTAGCACTTAACGAACGGATGCTGCTCATCACTTATACATTCTTTAGCCAATAAGAAGGGGAGCGAATCCTCTTCTTTTTGTGTTGTAAGGGAAGGAGCCGGAAGATGATCAAGGAATTAATTGTGGTGGAAGGTAAAAGCGATACGGTTGCCGTCAAGCGTGCGGTAGAAGCCGATACGATAGAGACAGGCGGTTCTGCAGTGGACCGCAGGGTGATTGCCAAGATTGCGCTGGCCATGGAGCGCAGGGGAGTTATTATCCTCACGGATCCGGACCATGCCGGTGAACGCATACGCAAAATTGTGTCTTCCAAGGTGCCCGGTTGCAAGCATGCCTTTATACCGGAAAAGGATGCTACACGCAAAGGGGACATAGGGGTGGAGAATGCTTCCCCGGAGGCTATCCGGCATGCCCTTGCCCATGTGCATACCTCCTTTGAAGGGGCTCCGGCACTGATTGGCATGGATGAGCTTATTGCTGCCGGAATGATTGCCCATCATGAGGCGGCTGAACGCAGAATGGCGCTGGGTAATCTGCTTGGCATCGGATACTGCAACGGTAAACAGCTATACAAGCGGCTGGCTATGTTTGGCATCACGCGGGAGGAGTTTCAGGCTGCTCTCGCACAAATTGAACAGGGAGGCATTACCTCATGAGCGGCAATGATCATATCTCATCTCCATCAAGGACCAAAGAAATTATCCAGCGCTATGGATTCTCATTCAAAAAAAGCCTGGGCCAGAACTTTCTGATTGATCAGAACATTTTGGACAAAATCGTCGACGCGGCAGGATTAAGCAGCGAAAGCGGTGCTCTGGAGATCGGGCCGGGAATCGGTGCCCTGACTGAGCGGCTGGCAATGACCGCCGGAGCGGTGACCGCTGTGGAGATTGACCGGAGACTGATTCCAATTCTGCGGGATGTCCTCTCCTCCTATCCCCATGTAAAGATCCGGAATGATGATGTCCTCAAAGTTGACCTTAAAGAGCTGTTCGCCGAGGATTTTGCGGGAGTGAACAAAGTCAGCGTTGTCGCCAACCTGCCCTATTACGTAACCACTCCGATCCTGATGAAGCTGCTTGAGGAGAAGCTTCCGCTGGATAATATCGTGGTCATGATCCAGAAGGAGGTTGCCGAACGCATGGCAGCCTCCCCGGGAGGAAAGGAATACGGGAGCCTGAGCATTGCTGTGCAGTACTACAGTGAGCCGGAGCTGGTTACGATTGTGCCCCGTACGGTATTCATTCCGCAGCCTAACGTGGAGTCCGCTGTCATCCGTCTGAAGGTCAGAGACCGTCCGCCGGTAGAAGTGGAGAATGAGAAGCATTTCTTCGAGGTGGTGCAGGCTTCCTTCACCCAGCGGCGCAAGACGATTGCCAACAACCTTAAGGCACGTTTCTTTCCGGGAGAAGGACGGGAACGCCTGGAGGCGCTGCTGGCCGAGGCTGGCATAGAGCCTACACGCCGCGGAGAGACGCTGAGCCTTGCAGAGTACGCAAAGCTAAGTGCTGTGCTGCTGGCTGCAGGAGTCGTGTAAGAGCAGGAAATACTTTTAAAATCATGCTCTATAAGAACCAACCGTGACCTTTGCCCATACGATGGGGGTAGAGGTGGTGTTGTCATGAATTTAGGAGATCTGGTCGTTCGCAAATCTTATGGTGGAGATGTAACGTTCAGGGTTGAGAATATTGTGCAGAACAGGGCCGTCATCAAAGGCACAGAATTCCGCCTGCTGGCGGATTCCCCCCTGAATGACCTGGTACAGGTGCCGCCTACCCGTATTACACAGCGGGGGCAGCGGGCACAGATCAAGGCTGATGAATCGCTGACCCAGCTGAGAAAGGACCGGCAGGAGCAAAGCAAGCGCAGCGGAGAGACTGTTACAGGCGCCTGGAACCAGTCTCCCAAGGAGCCGGCTTATTTTGAAGTGCCGGGCAAGGTGCTGCATCTGGACGGAGATGCATTGTATTTGAACAAAAGCCTCAGCCTGTATGAGCAGCTGCGGATTCCGGCAGAGGGCCATCATGTGCATGAATCCAAAATGGCGGATACCCTATACCGGCTTTTGCCCAGAGTACGTCCCGATATTGTGGTAATCACCGGACACGACGGTGTACTAAAGCAGCCCCATGCATACGATCTGTACAGTCTGGCCAGCTATAAGAACTCGCAGAATTTTGTAGCAGCTATCCGTGCGGCAAGGGAGTATGAGCGTAATTTTGATGCGCTGACTATCGTGGCAGGCGCCTGCCAGTCCCATTTCGAGGCGCTGCTGGGTGCAGGAGCCAATTTCGCCAGCTCTCCGGGGAGGATTCTGATTCATGCACTCGATCCCGTGTATATTGCAGCGAAGGCTTCCTTCACCTCCATACGCGAGTCTGTAAGCCTCAGTGATGTGCTGAACCATACAATCAGCGGCAACCAGGGGATGGGCGGGATCGAGACCCGGGGCAGCTTCAGAATCGGAATGCCGCGGCTGCAGGACCTGTCCTCGTTAAAAGTAACACCATCAGTGGTGTAGTCTGCATTTTTTTGAATGGCCAGGAGCGGAAAAGGGAAGGATAAGCGCAAAGCTTATCCTTCCCTTTTTGCTGCTGTGTGTGAATGGAGCAGGTTAAGCTTAGGCGCGATTATTACCGCTAACAAGGAGCCTTTATCAGTATGTACCGGGATCAAAAAAATTCCGTTGACATCCATTTTGGCATCCACTATAATTATTTGTTTGGTTTGACAATGTTTGTGAAAAGTTGTATAATGGACAAGGAAAGAGGTGGTCGTCAGGCAATGGCTAATAACGCGCTGTTGGAAATTAAACGCAGTCTCGAAGCTCACGTCGGTCATAAGATCACGTTGCGGGCAAACGGGGGGCGTCGTAAAACCGTTGAACGTACCGGTGTCCTGGAAGAAACGTACCCTTCTGTATTTATTGTCAAACTGGATCAGGAGCAGCAAACCTTTAAGCGTGTCTCCTATAGCTATGCCGATATACTTACCGAATCTGTGGAAATCACAGTTTGCGAAGATGACGGGCAGATGCGGATTATGTATATTAAAGCTTAATGTTACACAATGACAGCCCTCCTTGCGGAGGGCTGTTTTTATTGCGTCCTGAATGGTGAGTGTCAGCTGGCAGCATACTAAAGGAGTCTTAACTCATCATCTACTACCATGAAGGAGGAATTGTGTAATGAGCCGCAGAAGAAGGGGTATGATGTCCGAGGAACTGAAGACAGAGCTGGCCAAGGAGCTGGGCTTCTATGAGACCGTTGAGCGCGAGGGCTGGGGAGGAATCCGGGCACAGGATGCCGGGAATATGGTTAAGCGGGCCATCCAGCTTGCCGAGCAGGCTGCCGCTGCAAGAAAACTGTAATGCTTATCAGGCCAATACAGGATTACGGACAGGGAACCGCCTCGCGGCGGGACCCTTTTTATGCATATCTGAAAGTATATATATGGCTCCCGAACTTTTGTTAATGGACTTCGTAACAAGTTTCTCATATAATATGTTAAGTTGTTTTTACGGGAAAAGCTGAAGGTGGGTGAACGCCTTGAAAATGTATGAAAAAGCGCCAGCCAAAATTAATTTGATGCTGGATGTGCTGCATAAGCGTGCAGATGGTTTTCATGAAGTGGAAATGATTATGACGATGGTGGATCTGGCGGACCGTCTGGAGCTGTCGGAGCTGAAGCGTGACTCCATTATTATATCGAGCCAGGCGGGATATATCCCGCTGGATGAGAAGAACCTGGCCTTTCAGGCGGCGAGGCTTATTAAAGACCGTTATAACGTCAAGACTGGCGTACATATCCATCTGGACAAAAGAATTCCTGTTGCTGCCGGCCTGGCCGGAGGCAGCAGCGATGCCGCGGCTACGCTGCGCGGCCTGAACCGGCTCTGGCGCCTGAATATTCCGGCGCAGGAGCTGCAGGAACTGGGCGCCGAGCTTGGCTCGGACGTCCCGTTCTGTGTCACCGGCGGGACTGCCCTGGCCACGGGCAGAGGAGAACGGCTGACCCCGATTGCGGGTCCGCCGCAGTGCTGGGTCATCCTGGCCAAGCCGCCGATCAATGTATCGACGGCTGAGGTGTACGGACGCGTACGCGCGAATAACATCGCTGTGCATCCGTCCGCATCCCGGATGCAGCAGGCCCTCGAAGCAGGCGACTTTGCTGCCGTCTGTGCAGGCCTGGGCAACGTGCTGGAGGATGTAACCCTGAAGCTGCACCCGGAGGTGCAGCAGCTGAAGGAAGCGATGGTGAAGCTCGGCGCGGACGGCGTGCTGATGTCAGGCAGCGGGCCTACAGTATTCGGGCTGGTGTCGAAGCAGTCCAAGGTAGCCAGAATTTATAACGGTCTGCGCGGCTTCTGTAAGGAAGTCTATGCCGTCCGTTCTCTGGGCTGATCACCGGAAATCGTTTCTTCTTGTATAAATCCGTACAAAAATGATATTATTTGATAATAATATTCGGTTTTGGCGAGGAGTACTTTGTGAAAAAACTAAAAAGAAGCCAACGTTTGGTAGATATGACACAATTTTTACTGGAGAAGCCGCATGATTTGCTGCCGCTGTCCACATTTGCCGACCGGTATGGAGCAGCGAAGTCATCGATTAGTGAAGACCTGGCAATTATCAAAGAGGTATTTGAAGGCGAAGGCATGGGTGAATTACAGACCCTGGCTGGTGCAGCGGGCGGTGTCCGTTACATCCCCCGGATGCCTACAGATATGGCACTGGACTTTGTGAACCGGTTATGCGGACAGCTTGAACAAAGCGACCGGATTCTGCCCGGCGGTTATTTGTATATGTCCGATCTGCTCGGCCTTCCGTCACTGATGGAGCAGGCCGGCAAAATTATCGCCACAGCCTTTTATGGTGTGGAGATCGATGTAGTCATGACAGTGGAGACCAAGGGGATTCCGCTTGCCTACGCTACAGCGGCCCAGCTCGGCCTTCCGGTAGTACTGGTAAGACGTGACCACCAGGTTACAGAAGGATCGGCAGTAAGCATCAATTATGTGTCAGGCTCGCACAAGAGCATACATACGATGTCGCTCTCCAGACGTGCGCTGCCGGAGAAGTCACGGGTCCTGATCGTGGATGACTTCATGAAGGCAGGAGGCACTGTACGCGGTATGGTTGACCTGCTGGGAGAGTTCAATGCAGAGGTGGCCGGTGTAGGAGTGCTGGTGGAGTCCGGAGCCGTAGAATCCGAGGAGCGTCTGCTCCATGATTATGTGTCACTGGTCAAGCTGATCGAGGTGGATTCCAAAGTGCGGCGGATTTCGGCGCTGCCGGGAAACTATTTCTCTTCCTAAGTTAGAGGAATTCTTCGCAGAGGCAGTGGAAGTTAATGTCGAAACCGTAGATAAGCGAACGAAACCTGTCGAAAACAATGGCTGTGCAAAAATAATCTTCTTCAGCAGTCATTATTTGGAATCAAAAAGAAGGATTTCGCCTTGCAGTGTGGAATTATACACCAAGCTCTTGAAAGGAAAAAGGTGGTGAACACACACATGCAAATTACGGATGTCAGACTCCGCCGCGTTAACTCTGAGGGGAGAATGAAGGCAATCGCATCCATTACCATCGATAACGAGTTTGTTGTTCATGACATTCGCGTCATCGACGGTAACAACGGGATGTTCGTTGCTATGCCCAGCAAGCGTACACCGGACGGTGAATTCCGCGATATCGCACACCCGATCTCTTCGGGCACACGCGAGAAGATTCAATCTG
Coding sequences:
- a CDS encoding TatD family hydrolase yields the protein MRLFDTHTHLDAPQFDEDREEVIARALEAGVTKMINIGFNRETIPSTMQLAESHDYIYAAVGWHPQDAIDMKEGDLEWIASLCSHPKVVAIGEIGLDYYWDTSPKEVQHEVFRKQIRLARELKMPISIHNRDAHEDVVRILREEKADEIGGVMHSFSGSWETAKMCLDLGFHLSFGGPITFKNARVPKEVLAQTPLDRLLIETDSPYLTPHPFRGKRNETAHVKLVAEAAAEIKGIDLQELAEITYANALERFGIV
- the purR gene encoding pur operon repressor; the encoded protein is MKKLKRSQRLVDMTQFLLEKPHDLLPLSTFADRYGAAKSSISEDLAIIKEVFEGEGMGELQTLAGAAGGVRYIPRMPTDMALDFVNRLCGQLEQSDRILPGGYLYMSDLLGLPSLMEQAGKIIATAFYGVEIDVVMTVETKGIPLAYATAAQLGLPVVLVRRDHQVTEGSAVSINYVSGSHKSIHTMSLSRRALPEKSRVLIVDDFMKAGGTVRGMVDLLGEFNAEVAGVGVLVESGAVESEERLLHDYVSLVKLIEVDSKVRRISALPGNYFSS
- the spoVG gene encoding septation regulator SpoVG yields the protein MQITDVRLRRVNSEGRMKAIASITIDNEFVVHDIRVIDGNNGMFVAMPSKRTPDGEFRDIAHPISSGTREKIQSAVLAEYDRAATEEEEVIEEGA
- the rnmV gene encoding ribonuclease M5, whose amino-acid sequence is MIKELIVVEGKSDTVAVKRAVEADTIETGGSAVDRRVIAKIALAMERRGVIILTDPDHAGERIRKIVSSKVPGCKHAFIPEKDATRKGDIGVENASPEAIRHALAHVHTSFEGAPALIGMDELIAAGMIAHHEAAERRMALGNLLGIGYCNGKQLYKRLAMFGITREEFQAALAQIEQGGITS
- a CDS encoding small, acid-soluble spore protein, alpha/beta type, which translates into the protein MSRRRRGMMSEELKTELAKELGFYETVEREGWGGIRAQDAGNMVKRAIQLAEQAAAARKL
- the ispE gene encoding 4-(cytidine 5'-diphospho)-2-C-methyl-D-erythritol kinase; the protein is MKMYEKAPAKINLMLDVLHKRADGFHEVEMIMTMVDLADRLELSELKRDSIIISSQAGYIPLDEKNLAFQAARLIKDRYNVKTGVHIHLDKRIPVAAGLAGGSSDAAATLRGLNRLWRLNIPAQELQELGAELGSDVPFCVTGGTALATGRGERLTPIAGPPQCWVILAKPPINVSTAEVYGRVRANNIAVHPSASRMQQALEAGDFAAVCAGLGNVLEDVTLKLHPEVQQLKEAMVKLGADGVLMSGSGPTVFGLVSKQSKVARIYNGLRGFCKEVYAVRSLG
- a CDS encoding AbrB/MazE/SpoVT family DNA-binding domain-containing protein; this encodes MMKSTGIVRKVDELGRVVIPIELRRTLGIGEKDALEIYVDGERIMLKKYEPACIFCGNAENVTYFKGKIVCHECISAIPTPVTN
- a CDS encoding Veg family protein, yielding MANNALLEIKRSLEAHVGHKITLRANGGRRKTVERTGVLEETYPSVFIVKLDQEQQTFKRVSYSYADILTESVEITVCEDDGQMRIMYIKA
- a CDS encoding 3D domain-containing protein produces the protein MGVFQPEVSHDSQSSSRSFALRWKQVNPRVLSLAGVVSIVIALLILLYVHGQGNKVINLVIDGKVLTLETREALLSDVLAKEQITVQPHDKVSIGLGDEIQDGDRVVITRAQAISLTVDGATKTLYTTEKSLGDAITKLGYSLEGNDKIFPSLDTAVSSGMEAKIVRITKQKVERTVSLPFRVIKTADPSLYVGDNRVAQAGKPGAIVQHIEKIYQDGELVSMSMVGKEVETVTKDKIIAVGTKPVPKPVVVAATTSKPKTTSKTTAKAATTAKSAKAAKTSNVVHKAGVDFQYKKMIKNVSMTAYSSEEPGIGTRTASGTRVTEGRTIAVDPNVIPIGWWVYIEGLGFRRAEDTGGAIKGNKVDVYYDSLSHARNFGRKSRTVYVIGPVKPELN
- the rsmA gene encoding 16S rRNA (adenine(1518)-N(6)/adenine(1519)-N(6))-dimethyltransferase RsmA, producing MSGNDHISSPSRTKEIIQRYGFSFKKSLGQNFLIDQNILDKIVDAAGLSSESGALEIGPGIGALTERLAMTAGAVTAVEIDRRLIPILRDVLSSYPHVKIRNDDVLKVDLKELFAEDFAGVNKVSVVANLPYYVTTPILMKLLEEKLPLDNIVVMIQKEVAERMAASPGGKEYGSLSIAVQYYSEPELVTIVPRTVFIPQPNVESAVIRLKVRDRPPVEVENEKHFFEVVQASFTQRRKTIANNLKARFFPGEGRERLEALLAEAGIEPTRRGETLSLAEYAKLSAVLLAAGVV
- the yabG gene encoding sporulation peptidase YabG; protein product: MNLGDLVVRKSYGGDVTFRVENIVQNRAVIKGTEFRLLADSPLNDLVQVPPTRITQRGQRAQIKADESLTQLRKDRQEQSKRSGETVTGAWNQSPKEPAYFEVPGKVLHLDGDALYLNKSLSLYEQLRIPAEGHHVHESKMADTLYRLLPRVRPDIVVITGHDGVLKQPHAYDLYSLASYKNSQNFVAAIRAAREYERNFDALTIVAGACQSHFEALLGAGANFASSPGRILIHALDPVYIAAKASFTSIRESVSLSDVLNHTISGNQGMGGIETRGSFRIGMPRLQDLSSLKVTPSVV
- a CDS encoding HD domain-containing protein, with protein sequence MKQLLSEEKVFKDPVHNYIHVQDTIIWRLINTKEFQRLRRIRQLGTSYLTFHGAEHSRFSHSLGVYEITRRIISQFERSKYKDWMPEESLLTLCAALLHDLGHGPFSHSIEEAFEMNHEDWTCRIILEDTEITSILKDVAEDFPQKVASVIAKTYEHEIVVNLVSGPLDADRMDYLLRDAYYTGVNYGTIDIDRILRMLRPYNGRVVVKESGMHAIEDYLMSRYQMYWQVYFHPVTRSSEIILRQIFRRAKELVESGYTFGFMIDPLSDLFAGDVTVQQYLLLDEALVQTAFMQWTLEADELLSDLCSRFIHRKLYKYVEVENLDSDTIDEIRRSFSGAGLLPDYDLEIDYPTDLPYDVFRPGEGFDSKQILLLDRHDQLREISEVSDIVRSISGIHRGRYHLYFPQDKLQKALPGLPASIAEIFEK